TCGACTGAGGTCGAAACCACCGTCCCAAACTTCTGCACCTCCATTGGCACCGCCAGCGAGTTGAACGATTCGCTCTCAAAGTCGCGAATCGAACCGCAATTCGTACAAACAAAGTGGTGGTGCTGCTTCAGATTGGGATCGAACCGAATGTTCTCGCGGCGCGGTGAGAGAGTCGTTATAAGACCCAAGTCGTTCAACGTCCAGAGCGTTCGGTACACGGTATCGAGCGAGATAGTCGGAAGCTGCTTGCGAACGGCTTGGTACACCGCTTCCACATCGGGGTGCTCATCACTCGCGGCAATCTCCTGAAAGATCACCAAGCGCTGATGGGTGAGCTTGATACCAGCTTCCCGCGCCGTTGTCTCGAATCGTTCGAGCCGCAATTTACTTTCGGCATGATTCTTATACACGAATGCAACCTACTTACGAATGTTTCTTATGTAGTAAGATAACCGACAATCCTCCTGATGTCAAGTAGAGTATAATCAAAGAGAAGTACGCTGTATATTAAATATAGGGAATTTCTGTGGAGCAATACGAAAATGAACAGTAAGAAACCGGAAACCATCGATGAATATATCGCTGGGTTTCCTCTTGAGGTGCAGAAGATTTTGCAGAAAATTCGCGCTACGATCCAGAAAGCAGCGCCTGCTGCAACCGAAACGATTAGCTATCAAATTCCGACCTTCGTTCTCCACGGGAACCTGGTTCACTTCGCAGCATGGAAAACCCACATCGGTTTTTATCCCGCATCCTCCGGTGTCCATCAGTTTGTCCAGGAATTAGCTTCCTACGAAATCGCGAAGGGCACCATCAAATTTCCGCTCGACAAACCGATTCCCTACCCCCTCATCACCAAAATTGTGAAGTTTCGAGTGAAAGAAAATCTTGCTGCTTCGAGTGCGAAAATAACAAAGAAGTAGGGTAAAAGATTGCAAACTCGATGTAATTCATGGACAGTCAGGGTCGTCTGTCCCTACTGAAATCTGTTGTTCTTTATTACCCACTA
The sequence above is drawn from the bacterium genome and encodes:
- a CDS encoding transcriptional repressor; protein product: MYKNHAESKLRLERFETTAREAGIKLTHQRLVIFQEIAASDEHPDVEAVYQAVRKQLPTISLDTVYRTLWTLNDLGLITTLSPRRENIRFDPNLKQHHHFVCTNCGSIRDFESESFNSLAVPMEVQKFGTVVSTSVELRGLCEKCSHKRQHSVNKNKEK
- a CDS encoding DUF1801 domain-containing protein; amino-acid sequence: MNSKKPETIDEYIAGFPLEVQKILQKIRATIQKAAPAATETISYQIPTFVLHGNLVHFAAWKTHIGFYPASSGVHQFVQELASYEIAKGTIKFPLDKPIPYPLITKIVKFRVKENLAASSAKITKK